The Drosophila innubila isolate TH190305 chromosome 3R unlocalized genomic scaffold, UK_Dinn_1.0 2_E_3R, whole genome shotgun sequence genome has a segment encoding these proteins:
- the LOC117791868 gene encoding uncharacterized protein LOC117791868 produces MALRCICSRFPSKLRVPNNKHGFVRSSSSSAAEPSVPWLESPSVVFSVDALNHDWGAWPVVLISAIGLACEILAILRLAIKRDDVWYTKDSAACEFVETRKGYPAAVRKMVVYNQKYETPQQLIEAFQKDVDGPSADIQEIKNDIDVKSNVVNKKIIAAHAIASLGVIYLALFL; encoded by the exons ATGGCTCTTCGCTGTATTTGTTCAAGATTCCCTTCCAAG TTACGAGTACCCAATAATAAACATGGATTCGTTCGGAGCAGCAGTAGCTCGGCAGCAg AACCATCAGTCCCATGGCTGGAAAGCCCAAGTGTTGTATTTTCAGTGGATGCGTTAAACCATGATTGGGGG GCATGGCCGGTTGTTCTTATCTCAGCTATTGGTTTGGCATGTGAGATACTTGCCATATTGCGCTTAGCTATTAAACGCGATGATGTCTGGTATACTAAAGATTCGGCTGCTTGCGAATTTGTTGAGACGCGCAAGGGTTATCCAGCAGCTGTGCGTAAG ATGGTAGTATACAATCAGAAATATGAGACTCCTCAGCAACTCATTGAAGCTTTTCAAAAAGATGTCGATGGTCCTTCTG CCGACATtcaggaaattaaaaatgacattGATGTTAAAAGTAATGTAGTTAACAAAAAGATAATAGCTGCCCATGCGATTGCCAGTCTTGGCGTTATATACTTGGCTTTGTTCTTGTAA